One window of Chryseobacterium indologenes genomic DNA carries:
- a CDS encoding metal-dependent transcriptional regulator, giving the protein MKTTLTEENYLKALFHLVDNEGKVTINELSKFLNVKMPSVNNMMKKFAEKKWVIYETYKPLIVTESGRREAALVVRKHRLTEMFLVKKMNFGWENVHEIAEQLEHVHSQIFFDKMDEILDYPKFDPHGEPIPDKDGNIISQDLQKLSHCEPGENVTFASVTLSDDAFLTYLNDRKLLLNTKVKVVKVESFDKSMTIEIEGKTEILSKKATEKILVKK; this is encoded by the coding sequence TTGAAAACAACCCTAACAGAAGAGAATTACCTGAAAGCTTTGTTTCATTTAGTTGACAATGAAGGAAAGGTTACGATTAATGAGCTCAGCAAATTTTTGAATGTAAAAATGCCGAGTGTCAATAATATGATGAAAAAGTTTGCTGAGAAAAAGTGGGTCATTTATGAAACCTACAAACCTCTAATCGTTACCGAAAGCGGAAGACGGGAAGCCGCTCTGGTAGTCCGAAAACATAGACTTACCGAAATGTTTCTGGTTAAAAAAATGAATTTTGGATGGGAAAACGTTCACGAAATTGCCGAGCAGCTTGAACACGTACACTCTCAAATCTTTTTCGATAAAATGGATGAAATTCTGGATTATCCTAAATTTGATCCCCATGGAGAGCCTATTCCTGATAAAGACGGAAATATTATTTCCCAGGATCTGCAGAAACTAAGCCACTGTGAGCCTGGTGAAAATGTTACTTTTGCCTCAGTTACTTTATCTGATGATGCTTTTTTAACCTATCTCAACGATCGGAAACTGCTCCTTAATACCAAAGTAAAAGTTGTTAAAGTAGAAAGTTTTGATAAATCAATGACGATAGAAATTGAGGGCAAAACAGAAATTTTAAGCAAAAAAGCGACTGAAAAAATATTAGTTAAGAAATAA
- the blaIND gene encoding IND family subclass B1 metallo-beta-lactamase: MKKSIPFFIISMLLSPFANAQDTKVRDFVIEPQIKPNFYIYKTFGVFGGKEYSTNAVYLVTKKGVVLFDVPWQKTQYQSLLDTIQKRHNLPVIAVFATHSHEDRAGDLSFYNNKGIKTYATAKTNELLKKDGKATSTEIIKTGKPYRIGGEEFVVDFLGEGHTTDNVVVWFPKYKILDGGCLVKSKAAVDLGYTGEANVAQWPQTMTKLKNKYSQATLVIPGHDEWKGGGHVEHTLDLLDKNKKPE; the protein is encoded by the coding sequence ATGAAAAAAAGCATTCCGTTTTTTATTATTTCGATGTTATTAAGCCCATTTGCAAATGCTCAGGACACCAAGGTAAGAGATTTTGTGATTGAACCTCAGATTAAACCTAACTTTTATATATACAAAACTTTCGGAGTATTCGGAGGTAAAGAATATTCTACCAATGCTGTTTATCTGGTGACCAAAAAAGGAGTTGTTTTATTTGACGTTCCTTGGCAGAAAACTCAATACCAAAGCTTACTGGACACCATTCAAAAACGTCATAACCTTCCTGTTATCGCAGTATTTGCAACGCATTCACATGAAGACAGAGCCGGAGATTTAAGCTTTTATAACAATAAAGGAATTAAAACGTATGCAACAGCAAAAACCAATGAACTGTTGAAGAAAGATGGAAAAGCTACTTCCACAGAAATCATCAAAACAGGGAAACCTTATCGTATTGGCGGGGAAGAATTTGTGGTAGATTTTCTGGGTGAAGGACATACGACCGATAATGTAGTGGTTTGGTTTCCAAAATATAAAATACTGGACGGAGGATGTCTTGTAAAAAGCAAAGCAGCGGTTGATCTTGGCTATACAGGAGAAGCCAATGTTGCACAATGGCCACAAACCATGACCAAACTGAAAAACAAATATTCACAGGCCACTCTTGTAATTCCCGGTCATGATGAATGGAAAGGAGGCGGACATGTTGAACATACACTTGATCTTTTGGACAAAAACAAAAAGCCGGAATAA